A genome region from Yoonia vestfoldensis includes the following:
- a CDS encoding amino acid ABC transporter permease gives MDYIWDFGSVWDYRAALWVGLVNTLRIFAICLVAGLSLGLAIGLARYSTRRWLRWPAACFIEFFRNTPVLVQIFWFYFAFPILAPFEISALMAAALGITLNSAAFSAEIFRGGIQTIDPGQWEAGRAIGMRYRDIMARIILPQAVRRMLPALTNRGIEIFKMTTLASAIAYADVLHQARLIASVNFNPIEAYTVVALAFFVILYPIVRATYVLERRLAKGD, from the coding sequence ATGGACTATATCTGGGATTTTGGATCGGTCTGGGACTATCGCGCGGCCCTTTGGGTCGGGCTGGTGAATACGCTGCGCATTTTCGCCATTTGTCTGGTCGCGGGGCTGTCCTTGGGCCTTGCGATTGGTTTGGCGCGCTATTCCACACGGCGCTGGCTGCGCTGGCCCGCCGCCTGTTTCATCGAATTCTTCCGCAACACGCCGGTTCTGGTGCAGATCTTTTGGTTCTACTTCGCATTCCCAATCCTTGCGCCCTTTGAGATATCGGCGCTGATGGCCGCAGCCCTTGGTATCACGCTGAACTCTGCCGCATTTTCTGCCGAGATTTTTCGCGGCGGCATACAGACAATCGACCCCGGCCAATGGGAGGCAGGGCGCGCCATCGGGATGCGCTATCGCGACATCATGGCCCGCATCATCCTGCCGCAAGCCGTGCGCCGGATGCTGCCTGCGCTGACCAATCGGGGCATCGAAATCTTCAAGATGACAACGCTCGCCTCTGCCATCGCCTATGCCGATGTTTTGCATCAGGCGCGGTTGATCGCTTCGGTCAATTTCAACCCGATCGAGGCCTATACCGTCGTCGCGCTGGCGTTTTTCGTGATCCTCTACCCGATTGTGCGCGCCACCTATGTGCTTGAACGGCGTCTGGCCAAAGGAGACTGA
- a CDS encoding aminotransferase class IV, which yields MTNTSQESAQSYAPDARNDSVEVYVNGSFFARDKAMVPVFDSGFVLGDGVWEGMRLVKGQLVAIDDHMARLYEGANAIQLDIGMQPDALVGEIWKTLHHNNMQDGVHIRLMISRGLKSTPNQDPRFIIGSATIVIVAEYKRPNAALKAVGLKLMTSTTRCSTPDVFDLRLNSHSRLNFIQALLQAINMGADEALMLDDRGFVASCNSTNFFIVRGQELWTSTGSTCFNGITRSKVIKLWRDAGKPVFEKDYTLAETYAADEAFVTGTLGGITPVSRIDGRKIGQGQPGPVTSEISDLYRRSIGE from the coding sequence ATGACCAACACATCCCAGGAAAGCGCCCAAAGCTACGCGCCCGACGCCCGCAACGACAGCGTCGAAGTCTATGTGAACGGGTCGTTTTTTGCCCGCGACAAGGCCATGGTGCCTGTCTTTGATAGTGGCTTCGTGCTCGGCGATGGCGTGTGGGAAGGGATGCGCCTGGTCAAAGGACAGCTTGTGGCCATCGATGATCACATGGCCCGCCTCTATGAGGGCGCGAATGCAATCCAGCTGGATATCGGGATGCAACCCGACGCCCTTGTCGGCGAGATTTGGAAGACGTTGCACCATAACAACATGCAGGACGGGGTGCATATCCGCCTGATGATCTCGCGGGGGCTGAAATCGACGCCAAATCAGGACCCCCGCTTTATCATCGGTTCCGCGACCATCGTGATCGTTGCCGAATATAAACGCCCCAATGCCGCCCTCAAGGCGGTTGGCCTCAAGCTGATGACCTCGACCACGCGCTGCTCTACGCCGGATGTCTTTGATCTGCGGCTGAATTCCCATTCGCGGCTGAACTTTATCCAGGCCCTGTTGCAGGCGATCAATATGGGCGCAGATGAAGCATTGATGCTTGATGACCGCGGCTTTGTGGCCAGCTGCAATTCGACCAACTTTTTTATCGTCCGTGGCCAGGAATTATGGACATCGACAGGCAGTACCTGTTTCAACGGGATCACACGGTCAAAGGTGATCAAGCTTTGGCGCGATGCCGGAAAACCGGTGTTCGAAAAAGACTATACACTTGCCGAAACCTATGCCGCCGACGAAGCCTTCGTGACAGGAACTTTGGGGGGGATCACGCCTGTCTCTCGCATTGATGGGCGCAAGATTGGTCAGGGGCAGCCGGGGCCGGTCACGTCCGAAATCTCGGACCTCTATCGCAGGTCTATTGGCGAATGA
- a CDS encoding L,D-transpeptidase family protein, with amino-acid sequence MKPTDLVLTPSHLRFLNRRFPCTIGRGGLAKRKKEGDGATPLGTHRLVGMLYRPDRMARPADWALPIKPGDLWSDDIRDPDYNMMLRAPHPFRHERLRRADPMYDLIILTDWNWPYAVKGRGSAIFIHQWRGKGRPTAGCIGLDRHHLRWIAARIRHETRLVIA; translated from the coding sequence ATGAAGCCCACCGACCTTGTCCTGACCCCCAGCCATCTGCGTTTTCTCAACCGGCGCTTTCCCTGCACCATCGGGCGGGGCGGGCTTGCCAAGCGCAAGAAAGAAGGCGACGGGGCCACGCCCCTTGGCACGCACCGGCTGGTGGGGATGCTCTACCGTCCCGACCGGATGGCGCGGCCTGCCGATTGGGCGCTGCCGATCAAGCCCGGTGATCTGTGGTCTGACGATATCCGCGACCCCGATTACAATATGATGTTGCGCGCGCCGCACCCCTTTCGCCACGAACGCCTGCGCCGGGCCGATCCGATGTATGATCTGATCATCCTGACCGACTGGAACTGGCCCTATGCGGTCAAGGGGCGCGGATCGGCCATTTTCATCCATCAATGGCGGGGCAAGGGGCGGCCCACGGCGGGCTGCATCGGGCTTGACCGGCATCACCTGCGCTGGATCGCCGCGCGTATCCGGCACGAAACACGGCTTGTTATCGCATAA